ACGCCGGCTAGCTCGGAAGGAAAGGGAGAGGCACTGGGAGGAAGAGCGCCGTCGCGAATTTGAGGAAAGTCAAAGGCGATCCGAACTCGAAAAGCAGCTTGAGAACTTTGTTTATTGTGAGACCTTGCGAAAATATGCCAACAGCTTGCGCGAAGGTTTAACCGCAGCAACGGGAAGGCCGCCAGAAGGCAAAGCCGCCGAGTGGATCTCTTGGATAGAACATCGAGCCGACAAATTCGACGTCGTAAAAAAATTCGTCCGTATCCACATGCCTACTGCTAGTTCAAGCCAGGAAGAACAATGACAACAGCAATTCCCTGGCTAAAAAATACCAATTACTAACCACAGGCATGAAGGATCTTGCTGGCGCTATCCGGCAAACATCATCCCTATAGGTATAGCAAAAATTCTGTCACCCATGGGAATAACTTCCTGGCCGGTATACACAACCACACCCCGGGCAAAATGATTCCCCAGCGCATCGCGCAATGAAACCAGTCCCTTGATGTCATGCGAGGCCACACCGGCCGCGAGCTTCACTTCCACAGCCGCCACGTGGCCGGCTCTGTCCTCCAGAATTACATCCACTTCTTCGCCGCTTTGCGAACGATAGTGGTAGAGCGACACCGGATGTTCCGTCCAACTGCTCTGCTTCAGCAGTTCACCGGCGACAAAAGATTCCAGAAGCCGGCCTGCCAGAGTCAGGTCGCCCGCCAAGCGTTCCGCGTCCGCGCCACACAAATGGCAGGCTAGGCCGGAATCACAGACGTGCAATTTTGGTGACTTAACCAGACGCTTGCTCAGGTTGCTCGACCAGGCGGGAAGGAACCATATGAGGAACAGCGCCTCGATCAACGGGATATACCGGCCGAGCGTGCTGCCGGGCATTCCCACGCTCCGCGAGAGCTCCGCCTGGTTATGCAGTGTGCCGGAACGGGCACCGAGCAGGCGCAACAGGCGGATCAGCCCACTGATATCCTGTATATTGGCGATGTCGCGGATGTCCCGTTCCACAAGTGTGGTGATGTACGAATCGAACCAGGCGGCGCGTCGCCTGGAAGTGGCCCTGGACAGTACTTCCGGATAGCCGCCCAGCACGATGGCTTCCAGCAGCGCTTCCTTTGACAAAGAAGTCGACTCTGCCGCCTGGAAAGGAAAATTCTTTTGAAACAACGCCCGGATAAAGTCTTCCCGGGTACCCGCTATTTCTCCCTGTGAGAGCGGGTACAAAGTCAGCACTTCCATACGTCCCGCCAAAGAATCGGCAATACCCGGCAGAGTCAGGATATTGGCTGAGCCGGTTAGGAGATACCGCCCGGCTTGGCGCTCGCGATCCACGTCTTCCTTGATGGCGAGCATCAAAGCGGACGCACGTTGCGCTTCATCTATGATCACGGGTTTTTTCAACCCCTGCAAAAAACCCGTGGGATCATCCAGTGCCCCGGCCAAGGCGGTCGCCGAATCGAGGTTGATATACTGGCGGCTATTTTCTTCTCCCGCAGCCTCTTCAGCTAATTGCTTCACCAGCGTTGTCTTGCCGGTTTGCCGGGCTCCCCGCAAAAAAACAACAGGGGTGTCCGCCAGGGCCTCCATCAGCTGAGTGAATATTGTGCGCTTGTTCATGGTGTAAAATTTACCACTTAGTGGTGGATTTTACAAGACCAGCTTGCAGGCTGCCTCTTCAATAAAAAGGAATTTCCTGTTTCCTGAAAACACGTCAAGCAACAGTTCCATAAATTTTTGGTTGTGAAAGATTGCAGCAGGTTGTTGGGCGGCGTGGAGCTGCGTTTCCCAGGAATTTCCTGGAAAAGCCATGATACAGCTTGTCCAAATGAAGGGCTCTATCCCAAGTCAACACAGGGAGAAGCAGGTCATGGATCAGCAGACAAATAACAAGGAAAATCCTTTTTTTGTGCCGGGGCGCTGGATGCGTGTCAGCGAAGCCGCCGAATATCTGCGTGTTTCCGAAAACTTCATAAACAAGGCCAGGCAAACAAGGATACCGGATATTCCTTTTGTCCGCATTGGACGGCGTATTCTGTATGACCGCCATGCCCTGGATGCCTTTCTGGAGGCACAGGTCGGGCGTTGATTGCACATGTCATCGCTTCCGTCCCGTGGCAACCGTTGCGGGCACAATCCACGGCACCCAATGCTGGCTGCCGCCGTGCCCATTCCCAAAGGCAGCGGTGGCTTTCCGCGCATCCTCTCGCTGGCGGCGGAACGCGCCAAGACCTGGTACTTCCACCCCCAAAAATGTCCACCATTGCAGAGTCACCCTGGCAGGCAAACCCGGAGCGAGCGCCGGGAAGCCTGCCAGATCGTTCTGGAAACTATCCTGCGACATCTTGACTTGGCATCGATGTGCCTGGGCACGCCCACCTTGGCCAATGGCTTCATTGACATCGACATGCGCACCCTTGTGCATGATTCCGGCATCAGCCAGCGCCGCTGCGAGCGCGCCATCGCCCTTCTCAAACAGGCAGGCTTCATGCGGGTGCAGCAGCCCCGCATGCGTAGCGAGGAAGGTGCGTACTTCGGCTGCCGGGCCATCCGCATAGTCACAGAAACTCTTTTCGAATGGCTGGGCCTTGGCACGATGCTGCGGCGGGAACGGGCCAGGGCCTCCGAACGACTCCGGCGCAAAGCGCAGAAAGCCAATCGAAAGTTGGTGGATTTCATGCGCCGGGTAATGGCCAGCGTACGGCCCATATTCAAACATCGTCAGGACAGGAAATCCAGGGAGCAGCGTATCGCCCTCTGGAACGCTACCTGGGCGAGTCATATCCGGGTTGGCCTGGACGTCCAGGCCGCCCAACGGCGAACGAACGAGACACTGGGCTACCCACCTGGCTACCGTCCAGGTTTAGAACAGTAGCCAAGCGCCTTCTCGCGCGCTTCCAACCTCACCGCAAGGCGTTGTTTATTTTCTCTTGTACACAATATCCCATCATTTGCCATGAACTATTTTCCTCTTGAGCGGTCCGAATAGGGCCGTTCAGCATTTTAGAGTTAGCTGCCATCTGCTCAGGCCATGGGCGGTTGAAATAAGTGTCGCCTAGTTGACTCACATGTGTCGGGCATAAATCCCAAAAGCAAAAATTTAAATATGCCATTCAGAGAAAGATCGTTAGGACATAATTTATATAGGCAGCAATATAGACAGCAAGCAGACTGATTTTTTCCAAGATGCACTGGACACATCATTCTTATATTTTGATGAATTCCCTCAAAATCAAGCCCATATCATCTTGAATTGATCTTTTCTGGGGACCAATGATGCTTTATCATTAATTTATAGAGTTGTATTCATATTAGTTAAATGAAATTGTACGGGCTAGAAAAAACGCACAAGAGTGTAGTACGGAATAACGGCGTCGGAAGGCAGGACAGGTGAAGTAGGCCCACCTTCGGCGGCCTTCTTCACGTCCTGCCCTGCGGAGCCGGCTTATTCGCCTTCGGCTCAACGCAGATAACCTTAGGAGACAGCCATGCCTTCGAAGAAAACCGTGATGAAGAGTTATTTAACTCCAGAGGAATACGAAAAAATTATCGAGAGCGCCGACAGGGCCGGCCTGTCGCTTTCCACCTTCGCCAAGCGAGTCTGCCTCGGCCAGCCAGTTCCCAGCCTGGAAACTCAGAAAGCACGCCTCGAACTGTTTAGAATCAATGCCGATCTCGGCAGGCTCGGGGGGCTTTTCAAACTGTGCCTCTCAGACAAGGAGGGGCCGTTTCAGGCGATGTACCAAGAAATCAGGCGCATCCTTCGTGAGATCGAGGCCGGACAAAGGGAACTGAGGGCCGCTGTGGCCAGGATTTGATCCGTTCACGAGGGCAGCCATGATCAGCCGGAGGATCCCAAGAAAATCGGAAAATGATAGTTACCGTCGTCTGGCTCGCTACATCGCCGACGCTGGTTGTAGCGGTGAAAAGTGCCTTCTGACTTGGTGTGCCGGGTGCTGGGCTGGGAACGATTATGAACTGGCCATTCAGGAGGTCATCGACACCCAGACCCTCAACACCAGGACCACCAAAGAGAAGACCTACCATCTCATTGTGAGCTTTCGACCTGAGGATGAACCGAACCTGACTCCAGAGGTCCTCAAGGCCATCGAGGAAGAATTTGCCACGGCCCTGGGGTTCGAAAGGCACCAACGGCATTGCGCTGTACATAAAAA
This DNA window, taken from Solidesulfovibrio sp., encodes the following:
- a CDS encoding ATP-binding protein, with the protein product MNKRTIFTQLMEALADTPVVFLRGARQTGKTTLVKQLAEEAAGEENSRQYINLDSATALAGALDDPTGFLQGLKKPVIIDEAQRASALMLAIKEDVDRERQAGRYLLTGSANILTLPGIADSLAGRMEVLTLYPLSQGEIAGTREDFIRALFQKNFPFQAAESTSLSKEALLEAIVLGGYPEVLSRATSRRRAAWFDSYITTLVERDIRDIANIQDISGLIRLLRLLGARSGTLHNQAELSRSVGMPGSTLGRYIPLIEALFLIWFLPAWSSNLSKRLVKSPKLHVCDSGLACHLCGADAERLAGDLTLAGRLLESFVAGELLKQSSWTEHPVSLYHYRSQSGEEVDVILEDRAGHVAAVEVKLAAGVASHDIKGLVSLRDALGNHFARGVVVYTGQEVIPMGDRIFAIPIGMMFAG
- a CDS encoding helix-turn-helix domain-containing protein, which encodes MDQQTNNKENPFFVPGRWMRVSEAAEYLRVSENFINKARQTRIPDIPFVRIGRRILYDRHALDAFLEAQVGR
- a CDS encoding plasmid mobilization protein; the encoded protein is MPSKKTVMKSYLTPEEYEKIIESADRAGLSLSTFAKRVCLGQPVPSLETQKARLELFRINADLGRLGGLFKLCLSDKEGPFQAMYQEIRRILREIEAGQRELRAAVARI